A window of Paenibacillus polygoni contains these coding sequences:
- a CDS encoding undecaprenyldiphospho-muramoylpentapeptide beta-N-acetylglucosaminyltransferase: MEQKAIVFTGGGSAGHVTVNLALIPYFLQKGEKVHYIGSKDGIEKELIQSLEEVSYKAIATGKLRRYLSVKNLKDPFRVLKGVGEAYQYLGDVKPSIVFSKGGFVSVPVVMAAWMRKIPVVIHESDLTPGLANRIALPFATKVCTTFEEAAKHLKGNKAIHIGAVVREELRQGDKERARNWLGFVQEKPVLLFMGGSLGAKKMNDTLRAIVTELTGKYQIVHLCGKGQVDLEMGSVQGYKAFEYLQDELPDVLALADMVISRAGSNAIFEFLTLHKPMLLIPLSEKVSRGDQLLNAKSFEKSGYAHILWEEDLAEDTLLESIRLLGENKEKIRAKMRDYNRQDAISEIIKIIENSRLR, encoded by the coding sequence ATGGAACAAAAAGCGATCGTTTTTACCGGGGGAGGATCTGCCGGACACGTAACGGTGAATTTGGCACTTATTCCTTATTTTCTGCAAAAGGGTGAAAAAGTACATTATATAGGTTCTAAAGATGGTATCGAAAAAGAACTTATTCAATCTCTAGAAGAGGTGAGTTATAAAGCAATAGCGACAGGGAAACTACGCAGGTACCTTAGTGTTAAGAATTTGAAAGATCCTTTTAGAGTGCTAAAAGGGGTGGGGGAAGCTTACCAGTACCTTGGAGATGTGAAACCTTCTATTGTATTTTCGAAAGGCGGATTTGTCTCTGTTCCCGTTGTTATGGCTGCATGGATGCGTAAAATCCCCGTTGTTATTCATGAATCGGATCTTACCCCGGGTCTCGCTAACCGAATTGCCCTGCCTTTTGCTACGAAGGTATGTACCACTTTTGAAGAAGCGGCAAAACACCTAAAAGGAAATAAGGCAATTCATATAGGAGCTGTTGTTAGAGAAGAATTACGGCAAGGCGACAAGGAGCGGGCCAGAAATTGGCTTGGTTTTGTGCAAGAGAAGCCGGTACTGTTATTTATGGGTGGCAGCCTCGGTGCGAAGAAGATGAATGATACGTTGCGGGCTATAGTGACCGAGCTTACTGGGAAATATCAGATTGTACATCTCTGCGGGAAAGGTCAAGTGGACCTAGAGATGGGTTCGGTACAAGGTTACAAGGCATTTGAATATCTTCAGGATGAGCTACCAGATGTGCTTGCTTTAGCAGATATGGTGATTTCAAGAGCAGGTTCAAATGCAATCTTTGAATTTTTAACCTTACATAAACCGATGCTGTTGATTCCATTATCTGAGAAGGTAAGCCGTGGAGATCAGCTTTTGAATGCTAAATCCTTTGAAAAATCTGGTTATGCTCATATCTTATGGGAAGAAGATCTAGCGGAAGATACCTTGCTTGAATCCATTCGTTTGCTAGGTGAGAATAAAGAAAAGATAAGAGCGAAGATGCGGGATTATAATCGACAAGATGCGATTTCAGAAATCATCAAAATCATTGAAAATTCACGGTTGAGATAA
- a CDS encoding 2-oxoglutarate dehydrogenase E1 component, translating to MANEDGNMQSPWKAYYGPNMGYVQEQYDIYIVNPDSVDAEYRLLFEQWGPPPVEEITSNNETGSTVASGVADIHLLRKAVTIGELVQNIRRFGHLKADIDPLGISENTDTDLLSPGHFGLSEQDLRSLPASIVWENADQTTKTAFDAVTRLNELYTGPIAFEFTHIQDEEERKWLNEYIESGKLQEELKEEERKTLLKRLVEVEQFEQFLHKTFVGQKWFSIEGNDMLVPMLDTFIDTMMDAGSSHILMGMAHRGRLNVLAHILGKPYGKIFSKFHQAINKDLVPSESSSGVNYGWTGDVKYHLGATRTLKKADNIQAKITLANNPSHLEYVNPVVQGFARAAQEDRSESGYPKQDVSKAATILMHGDAAFPGEGIVAETLNFKALKGYQNGGTLHVIVNNRVGFTTNSDDSRSTLYSSDLAKGYEIPIVHVNADHPEACVAAMRLASAYRNRYKKDFLIDLIGYRRYGHNETDDPETTQPTVYAKVKKHALVTELYAEYLSQKGISSDLLAEYRTEAQRVLKQAYEEVKQGTVSHEEVHNKVDAGSKRLDRPERMTNMPTGVPLEKLREINSELLKWPEGFKVYPKLQRILQRRQNALDEGEKVDWSLAETLAFASILADGKPIRMTGQDAQRATFAHRNLVLHDTETGKEYNMLHRLPQAKASFALHNSPLSEESVLGFEYGYNVFSPETLVIWEAQFGDFANCAQVVFDQFISSGRSKWSQNSSLVMLLPHASEGQGPEHTSARLERFLQMSADDNWIVANLSSSAQYFHLLRRQAALTETEDARPLVLMSPKSLIRNPRVASPAKLLSEGSFQAVLEQPNLGIQSEGVERVLLCSGKIAIDLEEAIDKDKDKDWSWLHIIRVEQLYPFPEQEIKRILARFRNLKELVWTQEEPKNMGAWNYMEPKLRGLAPEGVKVEYAGRTEHSSPATGFQHVHIQEQQQIIAKVLKQNSKKNIPLGR from the coding sequence ATGGCTAACGAAGATGGCAATATGCAAAGCCCTTGGAAAGCTTATTACGGACCTAATATGGGTTATGTTCAAGAACAATATGATATTTATATAGTAAATCCGGATTCGGTAGATGCTGAATACCGTTTACTTTTTGAGCAATGGGGACCTCCTCCTGTAGAGGAAATAACAAGTAATAATGAGACTGGGAGTACGGTTGCTTCCGGTGTAGCTGATATCCACCTTTTAAGGAAAGCGGTTACAATAGGTGAACTGGTACAAAATATACGAAGATTCGGTCATTTAAAAGCGGATATTGATCCTCTTGGAATCAGCGAAAATACAGATACAGATCTTCTATCTCCTGGACATTTCGGTCTTAGCGAGCAGGATTTAAGATCATTGCCGGCCTCTATTGTTTGGGAGAATGCAGATCAGACTACCAAAACAGCTTTTGACGCTGTTACGCGTCTAAATGAATTATATACTGGGCCGATCGCTTTTGAGTTCACGCATATTCAGGACGAAGAAGAACGAAAGTGGCTTAATGAATATATCGAGTCGGGCAAATTACAAGAGGAACTTAAGGAAGAAGAACGAAAAACACTCTTAAAACGTTTGGTAGAAGTTGAACAGTTTGAACAATTTTTGCACAAGACATTTGTTGGACAAAAATGGTTTTCTATTGAAGGCAATGACATGCTTGTCCCTATGCTTGATACTTTTATTGATACGATGATGGATGCAGGTTCAAGTCATATTCTAATGGGGATGGCTCATAGGGGTAGACTTAATGTACTTGCTCATATTCTTGGTAAGCCTTACGGCAAAATCTTCTCCAAGTTCCATCAAGCGATCAACAAGGATCTTGTTCCTTCGGAATCATCTTCCGGTGTGAACTATGGATGGACGGGTGACGTAAAGTATCATTTAGGTGCTACACGCACGCTTAAAAAAGCGGATAACATTCAGGCTAAAATCACTCTTGCAAATAATCCGAGCCACCTCGAGTACGTGAACCCTGTCGTTCAAGGTTTCGCTCGTGCTGCGCAAGAAGATCGAAGCGAGTCAGGTTATCCTAAACAAGACGTGTCTAAAGCCGCAACGATTCTAATGCATGGTGACGCTGCTTTCCCTGGTGAGGGGATCGTAGCTGAAACTTTGAACTTTAAAGCACTGAAGGGCTACCAGAATGGCGGAACACTTCATGTTATCGTAAATAATCGAGTAGGTTTTACAACGAACAGCGATGACTCACGGTCTACGCTTTATTCTAGCGATTTGGCAAAAGGTTATGAAATTCCGATTGTCCACGTTAATGCGGATCATCCGGAAGCATGTGTTGCTGCGATGAGACTTGCATCAGCGTACCGAAACCGCTATAAGAAAGACTTTTTAATAGATCTGATTGGTTATCGCCGTTATGGTCATAATGAGACCGATGATCCGGAAACGACACAACCTACTGTGTATGCAAAAGTGAAAAAGCATGCGCTGGTTACTGAATTGTACGCTGAGTATCTTAGCCAAAAGGGAATTTCATCCGATCTTCTGGCTGAGTATCGTACAGAAGCGCAGCGTGTTCTGAAACAGGCTTACGAGGAAGTAAAACAAGGAACGGTAAGTCATGAAGAAGTCCATAATAAAGTGGATGCGGGCAGCAAACGTCTGGATCGACCAGAACGCATGACAAATATGCCGACAGGGGTACCGTTAGAAAAACTTCGTGAGATCAATTCAGAATTACTGAAATGGCCGGAAGGATTCAAGGTGTATCCGAAGTTGCAGAGAATTTTACAACGTCGTCAAAATGCTCTGGATGAGGGAGAAAAGGTAGACTGGAGTCTCGCTGAAACATTGGCCTTTGCTTCCATCCTTGCGGATGGTAAACCGATTCGAATGACGGGTCAAGATGCACAGCGTGCAACCTTTGCCCATCGTAACCTGGTTCTACATGATACGGAGACAGGCAAAGAGTACAACATGCTGCATCGTTTGCCGCAAGCTAAAGCGTCATTTGCTCTTCATAACAGTCCTTTATCAGAAGAATCTGTTCTTGGATTTGAGTATGGATATAATGTTTTCTCTCCAGAGACGCTTGTCATCTGGGAAGCGCAATTCGGTGATTTTGCTAACTGTGCTCAAGTTGTCTTTGATCAGTTTATATCTTCTGGCCGTTCAAAATGGTCTCAGAATTCGAGTTTGGTTATGCTTTTACCTCACGCAAGTGAAGGACAGGGGCCTGAACATACAAGTGCAAGATTGGAGCGTTTTTTGCAGATGAGTGCGGATGATAACTGGATTGTTGCCAATCTCTCAAGCAGTGCGCAGTACTTCCACTTACTTCGTCGCCAAGCTGCCTTGACGGAAACCGAAGATGCAAGGCCGCTCGTACTCATGTCACCGAAGAGCCTGATTCGTAATCCTAGAGTAGCATCGCCAGCTAAGCTGCTTAGCGAAGGCAGTTTCCAGGCAGTACTCGAACAACCTAACCTTGGTATACAGTCAGAGGGAGTGGAACGGGTATTGTTATGCAGCGGCAAGATAGCTATTGATTTAGAAGAGGCGATTGATAAAGATAAGGATAAAGACTGGTCTTGGCTTCATATTATCCGTGTAGAACAGCTGTATCCATTCCCTGAACAGGAGATTAAACGGATACTGGCTAGATTCCGCAATCTGAAAGAACTCGTATGGACTCAGGAAGAACCTAAAAATATGGGAGCCTGGAACTATATGGAACCTAAACTGCGCGGTCTTGCACCAGAAGGTGTTAAAGTAGAGTATGCGGGACGCACCGAGCATTCAAGCCCGGCTACTGGATTCCAGCACGTTCATATTCAAGAACAACAACAAATTATCGCTAAAGTATTGAAACAAAATTCGAAGAAAAACATACCACTGGGGAGGTAG
- a CDS encoding DinB family protein yields MEKQGISSILTNETRIDIYSNLFLRGDEDEVNTLQKNSLIVSFHEWHDWFRKWSIEKNTLWDTPVAAGKWTVRELISHMMRWDRYFWEGAISLIISGEEKQLQIQHLDFDIFNEAAREHAHTISIEELVQETLHYREQIIRALHELPAEDWTKEYKGLDGGPFTVQSYVEDFIWHDRHHMKQLEDMTKSL; encoded by the coding sequence GTGGAAAAGCAGGGGATTTCTTCTATCCTGACGAATGAAACTAGAATTGATATCTATTCCAATCTATTTCTGCGAGGGGATGAAGACGAAGTGAATACACTGCAAAAAAATTCCTTGATTGTGTCTTTTCACGAATGGCATGACTGGTTCCGCAAGTGGAGTATAGAGAAGAATACGCTGTGGGATACACCGGTTGCAGCTGGGAAATGGACGGTACGTGAGCTGATTAGTCATATGATGCGCTGGGATCGTTATTTTTGGGAAGGTGCGATATCTCTGATCATTTCGGGAGAAGAGAAACAGCTGCAAATTCAGCATCTGGATTTCGATATATTTAATGAGGCGGCGCGTGAACATGCACATACGATCAGTATAGAAGAGTTAGTGCAAGAAACACTCCACTACCGTGAGCAGATTATCCGTGCGCTTCATGAGCTGCCTGCTGAGGATTGGACGAAAGAATATAAGGGACTGGATGGCGGACCTTTTACGGTACAAAGTTATGTTGAAGATTTTATTTGGCACGATCGCCATCATATGAAACAACTTGAAGATATGACTAAATCATTATAG
- a CDS encoding Gfo/Idh/MocA family protein: MERTIKIGIIGSGGIARAHANAYKQLDYVEVVAVADIIPGKASLFIEQTNLPMAKAFDDHGHLLELDLDGVSICTPNFSHYNITIDALNAGKHVMVEKPMSVTLDQAIEMVEVSKRTGKMLTVGFQPRYDPNMQSIRSLIQDGQLGKVYYVEAGGGRRRGMPGGTFIRKDLAGAGAMADIGCYSLDMVLHALGYPKPLTVSAYTSNYFGTNPKYHPEANMFNVEDFGAAMVRLEGDILLSYKISWAMHMDTLGPTMFLGTDAGLKVTPAGSGPWSGGWEGRIGSMTLYHDIAGHHTESPLPIQHHQLNLFHAKIFDYANAIQKRLPAPIPGEQILYNQAIIDGVLRSSAARKEVTIEIPDL; the protein is encoded by the coding sequence TTGGAACGTACAATTAAAATCGGAATCATTGGAAGCGGAGGTATTGCAAGAGCTCATGCAAATGCCTATAAACAACTTGACTATGTAGAGGTTGTAGCCGTTGCGGACATTATTCCAGGCAAAGCATCCTTATTCATAGAACAAACAAATCTGCCTATGGCAAAAGCCTTTGACGATCATGGGCATCTGCTGGAACTGGATCTCGACGGTGTCAGCATCTGTACACCGAACTTCTCCCATTACAATATTACTATTGATGCACTGAACGCCGGAAAACATGTCATGGTAGAGAAACCGATGTCAGTAACGCTCGATCAAGCGATTGAAATGGTAGAGGTCTCTAAACGCACGGGAAAGATGCTTACTGTTGGATTTCAACCCAGATATGATCCAAATATGCAGTCCATTCGCAGCTTGATTCAAGATGGACAGCTGGGAAAGGTATATTATGTCGAAGCAGGCGGCGGCCGCAGGCGCGGTATGCCTGGGGGGACATTCATCAGAAAAGATCTTGCCGGCGCAGGAGCTATGGCGGATATTGGCTGCTATTCTCTAGATATGGTCCTCCATGCGCTAGGTTATCCAAAACCGCTTACGGTATCTGCCTATACCTCCAATTATTTTGGCACGAATCCCAAATATCACCCAGAAGCAAATATGTTTAACGTAGAAGACTTTGGTGCGGCGATGGTTCGTTTAGAAGGCGATATTTTGCTAAGCTACAAAATCTCCTGGGCTATGCATATGGATACACTCGGACCCACGATGTTTCTTGGTACGGATGCCGGTTTAAAAGTTACTCCTGCAGGAAGCGGTCCTTGGAGCGGAGGCTGGGAAGGCCGAATCGGCAGCATGACGCTGTATCACGACATTGCTGGTCATCATACAGAAAGTCCTCTTCCTATTCAACATCATCAGCTCAATTTATTTCATGCAAAAATATTTGACTACGCTAATGCCATTCAAAAACGGTTACCAGCTCCCATACCGGGTGAGCAAATTTTATATAATCAGGCGATTATTGACGGAGTTCTCCGTTCTTCAGCGGCAAGAAAAGAAGTGACGATTGAAATTCCTGATTTATAG
- a CDS encoding ABC transporter permease — translation MNNPLAVKQTVQSKGAMHFFKREWRRNKYIYLMLVPVLAYYLIFCYGPMYGILLSFQSSYSPAKGIMGGNWIGFDNFTMFFESYNFWRLMSNTLILSLLSLVIGFPAPIILALLLNEVRNRYFKSAVQTVSYLPHFISVVVVVGMLKTFSSLDGGLFNIIRGFFGFEAMMFFTDKDMFRPMYILSNVWQGAGWASILFLAALAGINSEQYEAARMDGAGRWNQLLHITLPGIMPTVIILLILRMGSIMNADFQKILLMQTAATYETSDVISTFVYRQGMLLGDQAYSTAIGLFNSVINFALLLGANYISRKANETSLW, via the coding sequence ATGAATAATCCCTTGGCTGTGAAACAGACGGTTCAAAGTAAAGGAGCCATGCATTTTTTCAAGAGAGAATGGCGCCGTAATAAGTACATTTATTTAATGCTTGTACCTGTTTTAGCTTATTACCTGATCTTTTGTTATGGACCCATGTATGGGATCCTCCTATCATTCCAAAGCAGTTACAGCCCGGCAAAAGGAATTATGGGCGGAAACTGGATTGGTTTTGATAACTTCACCATGTTCTTCGAGAGCTATAATTTCTGGAGACTTATGAGTAACACCCTAATCCTTAGCTTGTTAAGTCTCGTTATCGGATTTCCCGCGCCGATCATTCTTGCACTACTGTTAAATGAGGTGCGTAACCGATATTTTAAAAGCGCCGTACAAACGGTCAGCTACCTGCCTCACTTTATTTCGGTCGTCGTTGTTGTAGGTATGCTAAAAACCTTTTCGTCGTTAGACGGTGGACTATTTAATATAATCCGAGGATTCTTCGGTTTTGAGGCGATGATGTTTTTTACTGATAAAGACATGTTTCGTCCGATGTATATTCTCTCTAATGTGTGGCAAGGCGCAGGATGGGCCTCCATTCTATTCCTCGCAGCACTCGCCGGCATTAACTCAGAGCAATATGAAGCTGCAAGGATGGACGGCGCAGGCAGATGGAATCAATTATTACATATAACATTGCCAGGGATCATGCCAACAGTTATCATCCTGCTTATCTTGCGGATGGGCAGTATTATGAACGCAGATTTCCAGAAGATTTTACTGATGCAAACCGCTGCTACGTATGAGACATCCGATGTTATTTCTACTTTTGTATATAGACAAGGGATGCTACTTGGCGATCAGGCATACTCTACCGCAATTGGTTTGTTCAACTCCGTCATTAATTTCGCCTTACTGCTTGGTGCCAATTACATTAGCAGAAAAGCAAATGAAACCAGTCTGTGGTAG
- a CDS encoding YfiT family bacillithiol transferase yields the protein MAELQYPIGQEEDMPVTEDNLKEWIENLVELPQKLKEAVAGLSDEQLNTPYRPDGWSVKQVVHHVADSHMNSYIRCRLALTERNPTITPYEETLWAEMIDASLMPVAPSLQILEGLHARWTSLLHSLSLEDYQRTFYHPGTQKTLTIGECVRLYSWHSLHHTAHITSLRGRMNW from the coding sequence ATCGCAGAGTTACAATATCCTATTGGGCAAGAGGAAGACATGCCCGTAACGGAGGATAACCTCAAAGAATGGATTGAAAACTTGGTAGAGTTACCTCAGAAGCTGAAAGAAGCGGTAGCCGGTTTATCTGATGAACAGTTAAATACTCCTTATCGCCCGGATGGATGGTCGGTTAAGCAAGTTGTGCATCATGTGGCAGACAGCCATATGAATAGTTATATTAGATGTAGACTTGCTCTAACTGAGCGGAACCCCACCATTACACCTTACGAAGAGACATTATGGGCAGAAATGATTGACGCAAGCTTAATGCCGGTAGCACCTTCCTTACAGATCCTAGAAGGGCTTCATGCACGCTGGACTTCACTGCTTCATTCTCTGTCTTTAGAAGATTATCAGCGTACATTTTATCACCCTGGTACCCAGAAAACCTTAACCATTGGAGAGTGTGTACGTCTATATTCGTGGCATAGCCTACACCATACTGCTCATATTACTTCCCTTCGAGGGCGTATGAATTGGTAG
- the odhB gene encoding 2-oxoglutarate dehydrogenase complex dihydrolipoyllysine-residue succinyltransferase has product MSEIKVPAMGESITEGTISRWVVKEGDSVNQGDVLLEVETDKVNIEISAEESGVITSILHQEGDTVQIGEAIALLEAGAGAKESAAASAPAPEAPAPAASPEPAPEQSKQKEDAAESGSPKASPSARKLARERGIDLDQVQSRDPIGRIYQEDVKTHGSVQAAPAAAPSKPASAPSAPKEQASFTKPVERQRMSRRRATIAKRLVEAQQTAAMLTTFNEVDMTAILDVRKRRKDKFKEKHDVGLGFMSFFTKAVVGALKQFPTVNAEIDGDDIILKKYYDIGIAVSAKEGLVVPVVRDADRLSFAEIERNIGELASKARSNTLSLNELQGGTFTITNGGVFGSLLSTPILNAPQVGILGMHKIQVRPVAIDDERMENRPMMYIALSYDHRIIDGSEAVRFLVTVKELLEDPESLLLEG; this is encoded by the coding sequence GTGAGCGAAATTAAAGTACCGGCTATGGGGGAATCCATCACGGAAGGGACAATATCCAGATGGGTCGTTAAAGAAGGAGACTCTGTAAATCAAGGGGATGTACTTCTAGAAGTTGAAACTGATAAAGTAAATATCGAGATTAGTGCGGAAGAGAGCGGTGTAATCACCAGCATCTTGCATCAAGAAGGAGATACGGTGCAAATTGGGGAGGCGATTGCGCTGCTTGAAGCAGGCGCAGGCGCCAAGGAATCTGCAGCAGCTTCAGCGCCGGCTCCGGAAGCTCCGGCTCCTGCAGCGTCACCAGAACCAGCTCCTGAACAAAGCAAGCAAAAGGAGGATGCTGCTGAGAGTGGAAGCCCTAAAGCTTCTCCATCTGCACGCAAGCTTGCCCGTGAACGTGGTATCGATCTTGATCAAGTACAGAGCCGCGATCCTATTGGACGTATCTACCAAGAAGATGTGAAAACTCATGGTTCGGTGCAAGCAGCCCCTGCTGCAGCACCTAGTAAGCCAGCAAGTGCTCCTTCTGCTCCAAAAGAGCAAGCAAGCTTCACTAAGCCAGTAGAACGTCAGAGAATGTCTCGCCGCCGCGCAACCATTGCGAAGCGTCTTGTGGAGGCACAACAAACTGCGGCTATGCTAACTACATTTAATGAAGTTGATATGACTGCCATCTTGGACGTTCGTAAACGTCGTAAAGATAAATTCAAAGAAAAACATGATGTAGGTCTTGGCTTTATGTCATTCTTTACGAAAGCAGTTGTAGGGGCGCTTAAACAATTCCCAACAGTTAACGCGGAGATTGACGGCGACGATATTATTCTTAAAAAATATTATGATATCGGTATAGCTGTATCTGCTAAAGAAGGACTTGTTGTTCCGGTTGTCCGCGATGCTGATCGTCTGAGCTTTGCTGAGATTGAGCGCAACATTGGAGAACTTGCATCTAAAGCGCGTTCGAATACCTTGTCTCTAAATGAACTGCAAGGCGGAACATTTACCATCACAAACGGCGGAGTATTTGGCTCACTCTTATCTACTCCGATCTTGAATGCTCCGCAAGTGGGAATCTTGGGTATGCATAAGATTCAGGTCCGCCCTGTAGCTATTGATGATGAACGTATGGAGAATCGCCCAATGATGTATATTGCTCTATCTTATGACCACCGTATTATTGACGGCAGTGAAGCAGTTCGCTTCTTGGTAACGGTGAAGGAATTGTTAGAGGATCCAGAATCACTGCTGCTTGAAGGATAA
- a CDS encoding antibiotic biosynthesis monooxygenase family protein: MILESAMLYVTKGNESAFEQDFAKASTIISSMTGYIHHELYKCMEADHQYLLLVQWETLEDHTIGFRGSKEYQQWKEILHHYYDPFPKVEHFVKVSL; encoded by the coding sequence ATGATTCTGGAAAGTGCCATGCTGTATGTAACGAAAGGGAATGAATCTGCTTTTGAACAAGATTTTGCTAAGGCATCTACGATCATATCAAGCATGACAGGGTATATTCATCACGAATTGTACAAATGCATGGAAGCAGATCATCAGTATCTCCTGTTAGTTCAATGGGAAACACTGGAGGATCACACGATTGGATTTCGAGGTTCGAAAGAATATCAGCAGTGGAAAGAAATCTTGCATCACTACTATGATCCTTTTCCAAAAGTAGAGCATTTCGTGAAGGTTAGCTTGTAA
- a CDS encoding MalY/PatB family protein, with protein sequence MNKNTTNHDHPLHRMINRRETRSVKWDGMESLFGVKEAIPLWVADMDFTAPEPVLRAVRDVADHGILGYATPNASFQQSIADWMQKRHGWNVSPEWLVYTPGIVPALNMAVEAFTEPGDHIIIQPPVYGPFHKLASNHGRELVLNPLLQDELHYKMDLAHLEQVAKHEKAKMLVLCSPHNPIGRVWTKEELENVMEIAAKHDLIVISDEIHADLVFKEGLHTPYAMISEEAKMHSIICTAASKTFNIAGLHTSNVVIANEELRDKFKKIIEKNALSSMNIFGIAATEAAYREGEPWLTETLEYIHENMVYVTEFIHTHLPELKVELPESTYLLWIDFRNLQIPHKELYQFLLHEAGLVFSSGTDFGEHGEGFMRMNVACSRHLLEEAMNKLKIALQSR encoded by the coding sequence ATGAATAAAAATACGACAAATCATGATCATCCGCTTCATCGTATGATTAACCGCAGAGAAACACGTTCTGTGAAATGGGATGGAATGGAGTCCCTTTTTGGGGTAAAAGAAGCCATTCCCCTCTGGGTTGCAGACATGGACTTTACAGCACCAGAGCCGGTCCTGCGGGCAGTACGTGATGTAGCAGATCATGGAATACTCGGCTACGCTACACCTAATGCTTCATTTCAGCAATCCATTGCTGACTGGATGCAAAAACGCCATGGCTGGAATGTAAGCCCCGAGTGGCTTGTTTATACACCAGGTATCGTCCCTGCCCTTAATATGGCAGTAGAAGCCTTTACTGAGCCTGGGGATCATATTATTATACAGCCTCCTGTTTACGGACCTTTTCACAAGTTAGCATCTAACCATGGACGAGAACTGGTGTTAAACCCTCTCCTTCAGGATGAGCTCCATTATAAGATGGATCTCGCTCATTTGGAACAAGTTGCAAAACATGAAAAAGCTAAAATGCTCGTATTATGCAGCCCTCATAATCCAATTGGACGCGTATGGACCAAAGAAGAGCTAGAAAACGTAATGGAGATTGCTGCAAAGCATGACCTAATTGTTATCTCCGATGAGATTCACGCAGATCTCGTATTTAAAGAAGGACTGCATACCCCTTACGCTATGATATCTGAAGAAGCTAAAATGCATTCTATCATCTGTACTGCCGCAAGCAAAACATTCAATATCGCTGGTTTACATACGTCAAATGTCGTCATCGCTAATGAAGAACTGCGCGACAAGTTTAAGAAAATCATTGAAAAAAATGCACTCTCTTCAATGAACATTTTCGGTATTGCGGCAACGGAAGCTGCATACCGCGAAGGTGAACCTTGGCTTACAGAGACACTGGAGTACATTCATGAAAATATGGTATATGTAACCGAATTTATTCATACACATCTACCGGAATTGAAAGTCGAACTGCCGGAATCAACCTATTTGCTGTGGATCGATTTTCGTAATCTACAAATACCTCATAAAGAACTCTATCAATTTCTGCTTCATGAAGCCGGTCTCGTCTTTAGCAGCGGCACCGACTTTGGTGAACATGGAGAAGGATTTATGCGCATGAATGTAGCATGTTCAAGGCACTTGCTGGAAGAAGCCATGAATAAGCTTAAAATTGCTTTACAGTCTCGATAA
- a CDS encoding GNAT family N-acetyltransferase produces MEYTIRSMEKEDPIPYDLLLLADPSKDVIDEYLPRGQISVAVSHRAVIGIVVLLHTRPHTYEIVNLAVKEEYQGKGIGRALLRYAMDHAKDQGALTIEIGTGNSSLDQLGLYQREGFRITGIDRDFFIKHYPDPIIENGIPCVDMLRLSKEV; encoded by the coding sequence ATGGAATACACGATCCGGTCAATGGAGAAGGAAGACCCCATACCTTATGACCTACTACTCCTCGCTGATCCATCGAAAGATGTGATAGACGAGTACCTACCCCGCGGACAAATAAGCGTTGCCGTATCTCATAGAGCCGTCATAGGAATTGTGGTGCTGCTGCATACCAGGCCGCACACGTATGAGATTGTAAATTTGGCAGTGAAAGAGGAGTATCAAGGTAAGGGTATAGGAAGAGCATTACTGCGCTATGCAATGGATCATGCAAAGGATCAGGGAGCCTTGACTATTGAGATCGGTACTGGCAATTCAAGTCTGGATCAGCTCGGTTTGTATCAAAGAGAAGGGTTCCGAATTACGGGAATTGACCGTGATTTTTTTATTAAACACTATCCTGACCCTATTATCGAAAATGGTATACCTTGTGTAGATATGCTGCGTCTATCCAAGGAGGTGTAG